Below is a window of Cyanobacteria bacterium FACHB-DQ100 DNA.
ACCGTCGATCGCCTCACTAAAATTTATCCTGTCGCTATCAAGGAAGCAGGGTTCAAGGGAACAGTAACGCATTTTTTCAAGCGCACCTATCGCCAAGTCAAGGCGGTACAAGATGTTTCATTCCAAATCGAACCCGGCGAAGTGGTGGGATTTCTCGGTGCGAATGGAGCCGGGAAGACGACAACGCTAAAAATGCTAACCGGATTGATTCATCCATCTTCAGGAAAAGTCACCGTTGCGGGACACGTTCCGTTTGAGCGACGATCGGCTTTCTTGAAAAAAATTACGCTGGTGATGGGACAAAAGCAGCAGTTGATTTGGGATCTGCCTGCGGCTGACTCGCTCAAAATTAATGCAGCCGTTTATGGAATTAGCGATCGCACCTTGCAAACCCGAATTGGTGAATTGTCAGAAATGCTCTCGCTGCATGGCAAATTAAATCAACCTGTTCGTAAACTCTCGCTGGGTGAACGAATGAAAGCGGAATTACTCGCCGCATTACTGCATCAGCCACAAGTTTTGTTTCTCGATGAGCCGACTTTAGGGCTGGATGTGAATGCCCAAGTTGCGGTGCGTGAATTTTTGAAGGAGTATAACGATCGCTATCGTGCCACTGTCTTACTTACGAGTCATTACATGGCAGATATCACTGCTTTATGTGAACGAGTTTTGATGATCCACCATGGGCAGCTTATTTATGATGGCAGTCTTGCTGGACTGGTGGATCGGTTCTCTCCCTGCCGTGAAGTCAAAGTCGAATTCAATCACACCTACACTGAGGCTGAACTCTCGGCATACGGGTATGTTCGGGAAGTCGAGAAGCAATCGGTTCGATTTTTGGTGCAGCAGGAAGATTTGACGCAGACGATCGCGAAAATTCTCGCGGAGTTGCAAGTCGCGGATTTAACCGTGACTGATCCGCCGATCGAAGAAGTGATCGGGCGCGTTTTCCAAGCTGGATCAGTTGCTACTTAAGTAAACCGAACTTTTCCGCATCTTCCAAAGAAATATCTGGAAGATAACACAGCATTTTGTCCCAAGTGCTTTGAGATTGCAGAGCGTCTACAACAACTTGCAACGGCTCTGGAAGTATTGCTTGAAAGTCTGCTTCTTCATCCAGCTGAGTTTTGAACGCTAATTTTTCTTGAGGGGGTGTGAACTGGGCATCCACGCCTTCTCGATTTCCCCTAGCATCCACACGATACCAGCCAACTCCTGACAGATAAACTGCATTGAATCCGTGCAAGCAGTAAGGCGCACCTTTGTCATCGATGCTCAATCGCTGATAGCAGAATCCGGCTGGAATGCCATGCGATCGTAGCAATGCTGCTAAAAGATGGCTTTTGGCGTAGCAATATCCGGTTTTGTGCAACAGGACATCAGAAGCTCGACAGGTGACAGGATTCATCCGATAGTCGTAGCTGTGCCGAATCTGATCTCGAACCCACTCAAAGCAAGCTTTTGCAACGGCTTTGGGAGTTTGATGCTGTGCTGCGATCGTCTTGCTCAGCCTCAGGATTTCCGGATGTTGCCAGTCAATGATCTCGGTAGATGCGAGGTATTCTTCCATACCGATCGCTAATTTCGCTGATTATCCATCACGAAACCGGGTTCAGCGCTTCCCGGAACGCGCCAATCTTCGTTCTCGCCGCCGATGATTAGGGAATCGATCGTCACAAAATCCTTGCTCAACTGTTGCAGTGAATTGACCAGAATGTCGATCGCGATCGCATCACTGGTTCCCAAATCAAACCAGCAGCGTCCCCAGTTGCTTTCATACTCGAAGTCACTCATATTGTGCATCACTGCCATCATGCTGTCGCCTGCGATGCTTTCGTCATACTCCATATGGCTAATCTCTAGCCCCATGTCTTGCACTTGCAGATTTTCCGCATTAAAGCCGCCTAGCTTACCGAGGAAAAACCAGGAGCTAAACACTTCTTCAACATACTGCTTCTCCATCTCAGAAGGCACAGTATTAAACTCAATCCAAAACCAAACGTTAAACGGATCAAACTCTCG
It encodes the following:
- a CDS encoding ATP-binding cassette domain-containing protein, giving the protein MSTITVDRLTKIYPVAIKEAGFKGTVTHFFKRTYRQVKAVQDVSFQIEPGEVVGFLGANGAGKTTTLKMLTGLIHPSSGKVTVAGHVPFERRSAFLKKITLVMGQKQQLIWDLPAADSLKINAAVYGISDRTLQTRIGELSEMLSLHGKLNQPVRKLSLGERMKAELLAALLHQPQVLFLDEPTLGLDVNAQVAVREFLKEYNDRYRATVLLTSHYMADITALCERVLMIHHGQLIYDGSLAGLVDRFSPCREVKVEFNHTYTEAELSAYGYVREVEKQSVRFLVQQEDLTQTIAKILAELQVADLTVTDPPIEEVIGRVFQAGSVAT
- a CDS encoding DUF3531 family protein yields the protein MRIEFREFDPFNVWFWIEFNTVPSEMEKQYVEEVFSSWFFLGKLGGFNAENLQVQDMGLEISHMEYDESIAGDSMMAVMHNMSDFEYESNWGRCWFDLGTSDAIAIDILVNSLQQLSKDFVTIDSLIIGGENEDWRVPGSAEPGFVMDNQRN
- a CDS encoding transglutaminase family protein, whose protein sequence is MEEYLASTEIIDWQHPEILRLSKTIAAQHQTPKAVAKACFEWVRDQIRHSYDYRMNPVTCRASDVLLHKTGYCYAKSHLLAALLRSHGIPAGFCYQRLSIDDKGAPYCLHGFNAVYLSGVGWYRVDARGNREGVDAQFTPPQEKLAFKTQLDEEADFQAILPEPLQVVVDALQSQSTWDKMLCYLPDISLEDAEKFGLLK